AACAGAGCAGATCAGGCAATGAAATAGCCAGAGTCTGCCAGCCATTGGGGGCAGGCAGCTGGCAGAAGCACAAGTGGCGATGGCCTGTATTTCATCGCCCTGTTATCGCCAGACAACGGCGTCTGCACCGTTGAATGCGCTACTTCCAGTAAACCTGTTGTGCTCTTTTCCGCCTCAACCGCTCATCCCGTGCAACAGCCCACAGTACGAAGGGCACCGCTCCCCAGAACAGTAACGCTACCAAAGAACTAAACAACGGAAAGACGAGTGATTTTGTCGCTGAAATACGGTTAATCCATGGCAGTTCAGCGTCATATTCCACGTCAATCAGCCCAGTCTGCGTTACCTCCTCCTGTCTGGCTGAAGGCACTTCACACCAGCCGCCATCACCCAGAAAGGTCGTGCAGCCATACTGCTTACCGTCTACCACAAGCACATAACGCACCTGATGATGCTGCCAGTGGCTCTTGACGTCCGTATAGGCCCTCTGTTCAACGACCATCGCAGTCGTGGTATGCATATGTGTATCAATACGATGATCGAAATACAGCTGAGTAACGGCCGTCAGCATGAACCATCCGCCTACGAGCACCATCGGAACCTGCAGAAACAGGCCAGTTCGATCCTTGTTAAATCTTGCCAACATCCTCTCCCTTACGACCACACGTTTGCTTTTCGCCTGTGTCTGAGGTGTGCCATATACATGCTGCAAACATAATCAGGCCAGAGGCCATCAATATAAGATTAACCATACTCTTGCCAGAGTCCGCCAGGCGGTTGTTCGCTGGGTTGGTTGCATCATATTCCACCGCTATTTTTCTGGTAGTTTTACTGACTTCCCATTGTGGCAGCGGCAACCGCGCCCCCATGTTGATACCGAACAGTCTGGGAGCCTGAAAAGGCTCAGCACAGCCAGTTACCTTAAAGCGATATGGCAATGAGTAACTAGGCCAGCCCGTCCCGCTGAG
This genomic interval from Pokkaliibacter sp. MBI-7 contains the following:
- a CDS encoding DUF3592 domain-containing protein; translation: MLARFNKDRTGLFLQVPMVLVGGWFMLTAVTQLYFDHRIDTHMHTTTAMVVEQRAYTDVKSHWQHHQVRYVLVVDGKQYGCTTFLGDGGWCEVPSARQEEVTQTGLIDVEYDAELPWINRISATKSLVFPLFSSLVALLFWGAVPFVLWAVARDERLRRKRAQQVYWK